The stretch of DNA CCAGGAATGACTTGGGTAAACATCGTACCAAGCAGTGATCCTGGCATGGAACAAGCTGTTACTATTTCTAATTAGAAGGGCTAAGGGTAAGGAGGAAATTTCGTGCAAATCGATAAATTACGAGGAGAGCAATTAGATCTTTTGTTTGATGCTATTCTATCGTTAAAAGACAAAGAAGAATGCTATAAATTTTTTGATGATATTGCTACGATGTCAGAAGTTCAATCATTGTCGCAACGATTTCAAGTAGCGAAAATGCTAACGGAAGGAAATACGTATAGTGCAATTGAGAAGGAAACAAAAGCATCTACTGCGACAATCTCTAGAGTAAGACGTTGTATTAACTATGGTAGTGACGGATACAACTTAGTATTAGAACGAATGAATATAAAAGAATAGCGGCAGCACCTTCCAATCAGGAGGGGGTTTCTTTTATGTGTGCTAGGCACCCAATTCCACTGTAGAGGTACATATTAACCAACCGCTAGAGAAACGAAAGTACTTATTTCGAGGTAAGGGATGAAGGAATTGTGCCATAGGAAATCCTATGAAAATAGTTAATAGGATAAAGGTTCCCAAGAACATCTCTCGCTCATAATTGTCCCGCAACATAAGTGGATTTCCACATAGCACCGAGTCCAATCAATTGAGGTAACTACTGATGAACTTATAAATTGAAAGGAAAGCACAAAGCTTTCCTTTACAATTCCGTACGAAGCTCCCACAACTCCGGGAAAAAGTACTGATCGATTACTTTTTTCAAATAAGCAACACCGCCGGAACCGCCAGTACCACGTTTAAAACCGATAATTCGTTCAACAGTCTTCATATGTCTGAACCGCCACTGCTGGAATAGATCTTCAATATCCACTAGCTCTTCTGCAAGCTCATAAAGCTCCCAGTACTTATCAACGT from Oceanobacillus iheyensis HTE831 encodes:
- a CDS encoding YerC/YecD family TrpR-related protein encodes the protein MQIDKLRGEQLDLLFDAILSLKDKEECYKFFDDIATMSEVQSLSQRFQVAKMLTEGNTYSAIEKETKASTATISRVRRCINYGSDGYNLVLERMNIKE